In a single window of the Roseiconus lacunae genome:
- a CDS encoding PEP-CTERM sorting domain-containing protein — protein MSLRQILLSVFCLTVIAGIDPSKADADVTNFLTWQPIADPVDPGFSVAASPTTANLFALDQPIAAGIDIGFASVNGSTVASSMTGHYFRPTDSFALAIDYDWSFAGNPSGLLGLGFGIGEDAAGENSAGIGLVANSGIPLLTYAGAARVNDVNQNAMLLGTPSELSGTLFVSFHAPNGDITVGAATTKGATMADDSTTFSSLQQQWNGDNLMVSFFMRSDQQSILQSWQGGQSEAAFSNFRVLSGAAVAIPEPSAVILLSSLTGGFLLRRRRMT, from the coding sequence ATGAGTCTTCGCCAAATCCTCTTGTCAGTTTTTTGCCTGACTGTCATTGCCGGGATCGATCCATCCAAGGCCGACGCCGACGTCACCAATTTTTTAACCTGGCAACCGATTGCCGATCCGGTCGATCCTGGATTCAGCGTCGCGGCCAGTCCTACGACGGCGAACCTGTTTGCGCTCGATCAGCCCATCGCCGCCGGAATCGACATCGGCTTCGCTTCGGTCAATGGTTCGACCGTCGCCAGTTCGATGACGGGACACTACTTTCGGCCCACGGACAGTTTTGCGTTGGCCATTGACTATGATTGGTCCTTTGCCGGGAACCCAAGTGGGCTGCTGGGACTGGGGTTTGGCATCGGCGAAGATGCAGCGGGAGAGAATTCTGCGGGGATCGGCTTGGTCGCAAACTCTGGGATACCGCTGTTAACTTATGCGGGGGCGGCGCGGGTGAACGATGTCAATCAAAACGCCATGCTTCTTGGCACACCTTCCGAGCTATCGGGCACGCTGTTCGTTTCTTTTCATGCCCCTAACGGAGACATCACCGTCGGTGCGGCCACGACGAAAGGTGCCACGATGGCCGACGACTCAACCACGTTTTCCAGCCTTCAACAACAATGGAACGGCGACAATCTGATGGTTTCGTTCTTTATGCGAAGCGATCAACAGTCGATTCTTCAGAGCTGGCAAGGTGGTCAGTCGGAAGCCGCGTTTAGCAACTTTCGCGTCCTCTCAGGGGCAGCCGTCGCGATCCCCGAACCGTCAGCGGTGATCCTGCTATCATCGTTGACCGGCGGTTTCCTATTACGGCGACGCCGAATGACTTGA
- a CDS encoding MIP/aquaporin family protein → MKKYIAEFVGTFILIFVGTGSVIVNSVTDGDVSLVGIAMAWGLVVSAMIYAIGDLSGAHINPAVTIAFWVGKRFEGRKVVPYIVAQCAGAIAASLLLRFLYPDQESLGATLPDGTVMQSFVLEIMLTLMLMFVVLNVTVGAKEKGITAGLAIGGVISFEVLCGGPISGASMNPARSLAPALVGGQMQHLWVYLVAPVIGSVAAVPISHYLHSEREQTPEAE, encoded by the coding sequence ATGAAGAAATACATTGCCGAATTCGTCGGTACATTCATTTTGATTTTTGTCGGTACCGGTTCGGTGATCGTCAATTCGGTCACCGACGGTGACGTCTCACTGGTCGGCATCGCGATGGCATGGGGGTTAGTCGTTTCGGCGATGATCTATGCGATCGGTGATCTTTCGGGGGCACACATCAACCCTGCCGTGACAATCGCCTTTTGGGTGGGTAAACGATTCGAAGGCCGTAAGGTTGTGCCGTATATCGTGGCGCAGTGCGCGGGGGCAATCGCGGCAAGCCTGTTGTTACGATTCCTCTATCCTGATCAAGAAAGCTTGGGAGCCACACTGCCCGACGGGACGGTGATGCAGTCGTTCGTATTGGAAATCATGCTGACGCTGATGTTGATGTTCGTTGTCTTGAACGTGACCGTCGGCGCCAAAGAGAAAGGTATCACGGCAGGGTTAGCGATCGGCGGGGTGATTTCATTCGAAGTCCTTTGCGGTGGTCCGATCAGTGGCGCCTCGATGAATCCGGCACGGTCCCTCGCCCCCGCACTCGTTGGCGGTCAAATGCAGCACCTATGGGTATACTTGGTCGCGCCGGTGATCGGTTCCGTCGCAGCGGTTCCGATCAGTCATTACCTGCACTCCGAGCGTGAGCAAACGCCGGAAGCCGAATGA
- a CDS encoding cytidine deaminase, whose protein sequence is MNELKSKEIDRLVRSAIDARDQAYAPHSHFYVGAALWIPDGEIVLGCNVENASYSLSICAERVATSTAVMKGYREFKAIAIASVGGVSPCGACRQFLSEFGRDLQVIMADVLTGARQIRSLSQLLPDAFDASNLPMN, encoded by the coding sequence ATGAATGAACTGAAGTCCAAGGAAATCGATCGATTGGTCCGCAGCGCGATCGATGCCCGGGACCAAGCGTATGCCCCCCACAGTCATTTTTATGTTGGAGCTGCGTTGTGGATTCCCGACGGTGAAATCGTCTTGGGGTGCAACGTAGAAAACGCCAGCTACTCGCTTTCGATCTGTGCCGAGCGGGTCGCGACATCGACGGCGGTCATGAAGGGCTATCGCGAATTCAAGGCGATCGCGATTGCCAGTGTCGGAGGGGTCAGCCCTTGCGGGGCGTGCCGTCAGTTCTTGTCTGAATTTGGTAGGGACTTACAAGTCATCATGGCGGACGTCCTCACCGGGGCTCGGCAGATTCGCTCACTTTCGCAATTGCTTCCCGACGCATTTGACGCGTCGAATCTGCCGATGAATTAA
- a CDS encoding FHA domain-containing protein, which produces MSGVTLKVLHGADRGKVFHNLNPPFTVGREEINDIQLNDERVSRCHFKIQRDNDRLVLTDLDSTNGTKVNGVEYPLKILRSGDLISVGRSLMLVGSEEEIAARLAALGSDNPTMAREMSSSESSVALDLSQERSPFQIDVASLRDAPSIPDNLSPGQRAQLCEILDFLQHRICRLVDTAKIDENSQSVSLKLSAWQRLLSVQARLSEMHRKISDPEWNGEN; this is translated from the coding sequence ATGTCGGGTGTGACATTAAAAGTTTTACACGGCGCAGACCGGGGAAAGGTGTTTCATAACTTGAACCCACCTTTCACCGTTGGACGCGAAGAGATCAACGATATCCAGCTCAATGATGAGCGGGTCAGTCGCTGCCATTTCAAGATCCAGCGTGACAACGACCGCTTGGTGCTGACCGATCTAGACAGCACCAATGGGACCAAGGTAAATGGTGTCGAGTACCCACTGAAAATTCTCCGCAGTGGAGACTTGATCTCGGTCGGCCGCAGCCTGATGCTTGTCGGCTCAGAAGAAGAGATCGCGGCAAGGTTGGCTGCGCTCGGCAGCGACAATCCCACGATGGCGCGTGAGATGTCGTCTTCGGAAAGCTCGGTCGCGCTCGACCTCAGCCAAGAACGCTCTCCATTTCAAATCGATGTCGCGTCACTTCGAGATGCCCCTTCGATCCCCGATAATCTCAGCCCGGGACAACGTGCCCAGCTTTGCGAGATTCTTGACTTTTTGCAGCATCGGATTTGCCGTTTGGTCGACACCGCAAAAATTGACGAGAATAGTCAAAGCGTTTCACTCAAGCTGAGTGCCTGGCAGCGACTGCTCAGCGTCCAAGCGCGACTGAGTGAAATGCATCGCAAGATCTCCGATCCGGAATGGAACGGTGAAAATTGA
- a CDS encoding class I SAM-dependent rRNA methyltransferase, with protein MPPAPNDRIENDATEPSDTSPSDEVHDRDRTPQWRVKPGRQFPFLARHPWVHAHALIGGGKAIGGKAPENETQSQCGDVVDLVDIDGNFLAQGLINPASRLRIRLYSFDRRHPICDQFWRDRIDLAIARRRLAATETGEEAERLIFSESDLLSGLIVDRYADTLGVQFTAGALLRYRDLILDHLRQATGCEKIVVRIDERTAKFEGVSAESGTIVSPEPISPDGVAYRQNGLDLVVDLVSGQKTGGYLDQRKNHAAAARYLHGKRVLDVCCYTGGFGLVAAKAGAAEVIGVDSSEHALEAAKAAAERNELSGRMSFVRDDCFDALRAFADRGEKFDAVILDPPRFAGSRKQVDQALRAYRRLNTMALDLIPSGGMLVTCSCSGRVSRAEFVAMLTDAGRKKRRDIVLLENRGAPADHPTSATCPESEYLKCVIAQVM; from the coding sequence ATGCCCCCAGCACCCAACGATCGAATCGAGAACGACGCCACCGAACCTTCCGACACCTCGCCGAGCGACGAGGTTCATGACCGCGACAGGACACCGCAATGGCGTGTCAAACCGGGACGACAGTTCCCGTTTCTTGCCAGGCATCCGTGGGTGCACGCACACGCCTTGATCGGAGGCGGCAAGGCGATCGGTGGCAAAGCTCCAGAAAATGAGACTCAATCTCAATGCGGCGATGTCGTTGATCTCGTTGATATCGATGGAAATTTTTTAGCCCAAGGATTGATCAATCCGGCCAGTCGACTGCGGATCCGACTTTACAGCTTCGATCGCCGGCACCCGATTTGCGATCAGTTCTGGCGTGACCGAATTGACCTTGCGATCGCCCGGCGACGGTTGGCGGCGACCGAGACCGGTGAGGAGGCCGAGCGATTGATCTTTAGTGAATCGGATCTGCTGAGCGGACTGATCGTCGATCGCTATGCCGATACGCTCGGGGTTCAGTTCACGGCCGGGGCGCTGCTGCGCTATCGCGATCTGATTCTTGATCATTTGCGTCAGGCGACCGGGTGCGAAAAAATCGTTGTCCGGATCGATGAACGGACCGCAAAGTTTGAAGGCGTGTCAGCGGAATCTGGAACAATTGTCTCGCCGGAACCGATTTCTCCCGACGGAGTTGCCTATCGTCAGAACGGTCTGGACCTCGTCGTTGACTTGGTCAGTGGGCAAAAAACGGGCGGATATCTCGACCAAAGAAAAAATCATGCGGCCGCTGCGCGTTACTTGCACGGAAAACGCGTGTTAGATGTGTGTTGCTACACCGGCGGATTCGGTTTAGTTGCTGCGAAGGCGGGGGCGGCAGAGGTAATCGGGGTCGACTCGAGCGAGCACGCACTCGAAGCCGCGAAAGCTGCCGCCGAACGGAACGAGCTTTCCGGTCGGATGTCGTTCGTCCGTGACGATTGTTTTGATGCGTTGCGAGCGTTCGCAGATCGAGGAGAGAAATTTGACGCTGTGATTTTAGATCCACCACGTTTTGCCGGTTCACGCAAACAGGTCGACCAAGCTTTGCGAGCGTATCGACGTCTTAACACGATGGCACTCGACTTGATTCCCAGTGGCGGAATGCTTGTCACGTGCAGTTGCAGCGGGCGTGTTTCCAGAGCTGAGTTTGTGGCGATGCTGACCGATGCCGGACGAAAGAAACGCCGAGATATTGTTCTGTTAGAAAACCGCGGTGCCCCGGCCGATCATCCGACGTCGGCGACCTGCCCGGAGAGCGAGTACCTAAAATGTGTCATCGCCCAGGTGATGTAA
- a CDS encoding ferredoxin family protein, with amino-acid sequence MTHVVAEPCSGCKYTDCVVVCPVECFYEGDQMVYIHPEECIDCEACVPECPVEAIFHEDNVPDEWKSYIELNAEKSEECEVITEKKEPLADD; translated from the coding sequence ATGACTCACGTTGTCGCCGAACCCTGCTCAGGCTGCAAATACACCGATTGTGTCGTCGTCTGCCCCGTTGAGTGTTTCTACGAGGGTGACCAGATGGTTTATATCCACCCCGAAGAATGCATCGATTGCGAAGCATGCGTGCCCGAGTGTCCGGTCGAAGCGATCTTCCACGAAGACAATGTGCCCGATGAATGGAAGAGCTACATCGAGCTAAACGCCGAGAAATCGGAAGAGTGCGAAGTGATCACGGAAAAGAAAGAGCCGCTGGCGGACGACTGA
- a CDS encoding HNH endonuclease, which yields MSQSLLDSHVLILNRFYMAIRVVDVRRTLTLLYRECAEVISHEAGQFISYDFESWCEMSQLNSIEKQPGDEFIQAVGFELQIPRIARLTRFDRMPMQTVRFNRKNLFARDEHTCQYCGKDLPTHKLSLDHVIPRSQGGPTTWENIVACCLRCNSRKGGRTPKEAGMKLMNKPVKPRFNPLVTHSVDDPRYDCWKTFLPAAG from the coding sequence ATGAGTCAGAGTTTGCTGGACAGTCACGTTCTAATCCTGAATCGCTTCTATATGGCTATCCGTGTGGTCGATGTTCGCCGCACGTTGACATTGCTGTATCGCGAATGTGCCGAAGTAATCAGCCACGAAGCCGGCCAGTTCATCAGCTATGACTTCGAAAGCTGGTGCGAGATGAGCCAGTTAAACTCGATCGAGAAACAACCCGGCGATGAGTTCATCCAGGCGGTCGGATTCGAGTTGCAGATCCCTCGGATCGCTCGATTGACACGGTTCGACCGAATGCCCATGCAAACGGTGCGTTTCAATCGCAAGAATCTGTTCGCTCGCGATGAGCACACCTGTCAGTACTGTGGTAAAGATCTGCCGACGCACAAGCTGAGTTTGGATCATGTCATCCCGCGAAGCCAGGGCGGCCCAACGACCTGGGAGAACATCGTGGCGTGTTGCTTGCGGTGCAATTCACGCAAAGGCGGACGGACTCCGAAAGAGGCTGGCATGAAGTTGATGAACAAGCCGGTCAAGCCGCGATTCAATCCGCTTGTCACCCATTCGGTCGACGACCCTCGATACGACTGCTGGAAAACCTTCCTGCCGGCCGCGGGGTAA
- the gltX gene encoding glutamate--tRNA ligase produces MIRTRFAPSPTGYLHIGGVRTALFNWLLARKSGGQFILRIDDTDAGRNVSEALQPILDGFRWLGIDWDEGPEIGGPHGPYYQSERVDLHKAAVKQLLDSGHAYRDYALPEELQAEREAASKRGERYFYDRRWMAEDDDAAAKYEAEGRQAVVRLKMPRDGNCVIEDLVRGTVTVAWETEQDHVIARADGSPLYHLASVIDDHEFGITHVVRAEEHLPNTPRQIFILESLGYERPQFAHLPYVAEPGGTAKLSKRKLNKYLKNKDFADLLAHGQRIAERCNLETSDETFNPVIVDFYRDIGFSAEALLNYLVLLGWSLDGEREKFSVAEMVEHFSLGRVTKSPASFDPQKLMAFQADHFAGLPHEDRLAAVTPFAVAAGLVSSESDENLSKVVAAAGDRLKVAGDIIDFDYFFGDDIQFEPKAFQKRIAKPEDACDLLSGFRQVVLDAEAFDADACESLLKGYCEQKGIKIGQIIHAVRVAVTGTAVGFGMFDTLAILGPERVAERIEKAVKNAADS; encoded by the coding sequence ATGATACGAACACGTTTTGCCCCTAGTCCGACCGGTTACCTACACATCGGCGGCGTTCGCACGGCGCTCTTCAATTGGCTCTTGGCTCGCAAGTCGGGCGGCCAGTTCATCCTTCGGATCGACGATACCGATGCCGGCCGAAACGTCAGCGAAGCGCTTCAGCCCATTCTGGATGGATTTCGCTGGCTCGGGATCGACTGGGACGAAGGCCCCGAAATCGGCGGACCGCACGGCCCGTACTATCAATCTGAACGTGTCGATCTGCACAAAGCCGCGGTCAAGCAACTACTCGATAGCGGACACGCGTATCGCGACTACGCGTTGCCGGAGGAACTTCAAGCCGAGCGTGAAGCGGCATCGAAACGTGGCGAGCGATACTTTTATGATCGGCGTTGGATGGCCGAAGACGACGACGCGGCGGCGAAATACGAAGCCGAAGGTCGACAAGCGGTGGTGCGTTTGAAGATGCCTCGCGACGGCAACTGCGTGATCGAAGACTTAGTCCGTGGTACCGTCACAGTGGCTTGGGAAACGGAGCAAGATCATGTCATCGCCCGCGCCGACGGTAGCCCGCTGTATCACCTTGCCAGCGTGATCGACGACCATGAGTTCGGCATCACCCATGTCGTCCGCGCCGAGGAACACCTGCCGAATACGCCAAGACAAATTTTTATCCTCGAATCGCTCGGCTACGAACGCCCCCAATTCGCACACCTGCCTTATGTCGCCGAACCGGGCGGCACCGCCAAACTCAGTAAACGCAAGCTGAACAAGTACCTCAAAAATAAAGACTTCGCGGACTTACTCGCCCACGGACAACGGATCGCCGAACGTTGCAACTTGGAAACCAGCGACGAGACGTTCAACCCGGTGATCGTCGACTTCTATCGTGACATCGGTTTTTCGGCCGAAGCATTGCTCAACTACCTCGTCCTACTCGGGTGGTCGCTCGACGGCGAGCGTGAAAAGTTTTCTGTCGCTGAGATGGTCGAGCATTTTTCACTTGGACGTGTGACCAAATCACCGGCATCGTTCGACCCGCAGAAATTGATGGCGTTCCAAGCCGATCACTTTGCCGGGCTACCGCACGAAGACCGCTTGGCGGCAGTCACTCCGTTCGCGGTAGCCGCCGGACTGGTGTCTTCCGAAAGTGACGAAAACCTCTCGAAGGTGGTTGCCGCGGCGGGAGATCGCCTGAAGGTGGCCGGTGACATCATCGATTTTGATTATTTCTTCGGCGACGACATTCAATTCGAACCGAAAGCGTTTCAAAAACGGATCGCAAAACCGGAGGACGCCTGCGACCTCTTGTCCGGATTCCGTCAGGTTGTTCTTGATGCGGAGGCGTTCGATGCCGATGCCTGTGAATCGCTGTTGAAAGGCTACTGCGAGCAAAAGGGCATCAAAATCGGCCAGATCATCCATGCGGTCCGGGTTGCCGTCACCGGGACAGCGGTCGGATTCGGGATGTTCGATACGTTAGCGATTCTCGGCCCCGAACGAGTTGCCGAACGGATCGAAAAGGCGGTCAAAAATGCCGCAGATTCTTGA
- a CDS encoding cytochrome c, whose translation MRKIVSVIAVAAVPFLSMVTGCGRGTQEYKAEFEPNLVHAMKYQIKNDVPMDEALEDTTWIIDGMFGTPDEPTLPAVLEHEDFEGLVEMERLKKAAGPDGEGRGLYRKHCVSCHGITGNGRGENSAILDPYPRDYRMGLFKWKSTKRGAKPTRDDLFRVIYDGIDGTAMKKIPELTEEDTEALIDYVIYLSMRGELERTLIDESVFELDFEAGDRIVNRQLGERLKVEREAIEKKIADWEAAKEEAGDDVSSGDEEKTDPTEELAEQLELYDESMEFADELAEDIAFSWLEAEDDIVDVPAPPEEIPVPDSFTEFLEMQNGDQADALAASVQRGRDVFTGKIAGCNKCHGNSGKGDGQNKDYDDWTKDWTSRAGLKPEDLEALIPLMARGAMPPKNALPRNFTEGVFRGGSGRDDLYRRITQGIDGSPMPAASTFVPGEYEKEDIWNLINFIRSLQEAPNEPTVSEPSATDSPDAGAEQAANTPQADVSEVAEA comes from the coding sequence ATGCGAAAAATCGTTTCCGTCATTGCCGTCGCCGCCGTGCCATTCCTCTCGATGGTGACCGGGTGCGGGCGCGGTACCCAAGAGTACAAGGCTGAATTTGAACCGAACTTGGTTCATGCGATGAAGTATCAAATCAAGAACGACGTCCCAATGGACGAAGCACTTGAAGACACCACTTGGATCATCGATGGCATGTTCGGTACGCCCGACGAACCGACCTTGCCGGCCGTTCTTGAGCACGAGGACTTCGAAGGCCTCGTCGAGATGGAGCGTTTGAAAAAGGCCGCCGGACCTGACGGCGAAGGTCGAGGACTCTATCGCAAACATTGCGTCAGTTGTCACGGGATCACCGGAAACGGCCGCGGCGAAAACTCCGCGATCCTGGATCCGTATCCACGCGACTATCGAATGGGGCTGTTCAAATGGAAGTCGACCAAACGCGGTGCCAAGCCGACTCGCGATGATCTGTTCCGCGTGATCTACGATGGCATTGACGGAACGGCAATGAAGAAAATTCCCGAGCTGACCGAAGAGGACACCGAAGCACTCATCGATTATGTGATCTATTTGTCGATGCGTGGAGAATTGGAACGGACGTTGATCGATGAATCTGTCTTCGAACTTGATTTCGAAGCCGGGGACCGCATCGTCAATCGTCAACTCGGAGAACGACTGAAAGTAGAACGCGAAGCGATCGAAAAGAAAATTGCCGATTGGGAAGCGGCGAAAGAGGAGGCGGGCGACGACGTGTCGTCCGGCGATGAAGAGAAAACCGACCCAACCGAAGAGCTGGCCGAGCAACTGGAATTGTACGACGAGTCGATGGAATTCGCCGATGAGTTGGCCGAGGACATCGCATTTTCATGGCTGGAGGCCGAAGATGACATTGTCGATGTTCCGGCACCACCGGAAGAGATTCCTGTGCCCGATTCGTTCACCGAGTTCCTAGAGATGCAAAACGGTGACCAAGCCGACGCATTGGCCGCGTCGGTCCAGCGTGGACGTGACGTATTTACCGGAAAGATCGCCGGTTGCAACAAGTGCCACGGCAACTCCGGAAAAGGCGACGGCCAGAACAAGGACTACGACGACTGGACCAAAGACTGGACCTCGCGAGCCGGCCTGAAACCAGAAGATCTCGAGGCGTTGATTCCGCTGATGGCTCGCGGGGCAATGCCGCCCAAAAACGCATTGCCGCGTAACTTCACCGAAGGCGTCTTCCGGGGAGGCAGCGGCCGTGACGATCTGTACCGGCGAATCACCCAGGGCATCGATGGTTCACCGATGCCGGCGGCGAGCACGTTTGTTCCTGGCGAGTACGAAAAGGAGGATATCTGGAACCTGATCAACTTTATCCGGTCGCTCCAAGAAGCTCCGAACGAACCGACCGTAAGCGAACCGTCCGCAACCGACTCGCCCGATGCCGGTGCTGAGCAAGCGGCGAACACGCCCCAAGCGGATGTGTCTGAGGTTGCAGAAGCCTGA
- a CDS encoding glutamine--tRNA ligase/YqeY domain fusion protein, whose protein sequence is MNDKANDSESASSRPSKHFIEQAIDADLAANKAQGVFTRFPPEPNGYLHIGHAKSICLNFGLAKNYNGTCNLRFDDTNPSKEETEYVESIQEDVRWLGFQWDSLHYASDYFGQLFEWAEKLIKAGKAYVCDLTAEETRQYRGSLTEPGKNSPFRNRSPEENLDLFHRMKAGEFPDGTKTLRAKIDMASPNLNLRDPVMYRIMHAHHHRTGDQWCIYPMYDWAHGQSDSIEGITFSICTLEFENHRPLYNWYCESLGIHHPRQIEFARLNMTYTVMSKRKLLQLVKENHVSGWDDPRMPTISGLRRRGYTPESIRNFATDVGVAKFNSTIDVIRLENAVREHLNRVAPRRMVVFDPIKLTITNWPEGKVEMMNVVNNPEDESAGTREVPFSGSLLIGSDDFREEAPRKFFRLKKGGSVRLRGGYIIDCQDVVKDDDGNIVEILCTYDPETKSGQDNSGRKVKGTIHWVSADPAVPVEVRNYDRLFATENPDQTEDGKTFLDNMNPNSLEVTTAYAEPEIESASAGDRFQFERLGYYVVDPDSDAEKLVFNRIVPLRDSWGKMVAKGKAG, encoded by the coding sequence ATGAATGACAAAGCCAACGATAGCGAATCCGCTTCTAGTCGCCCCAGCAAGCACTTTATCGAGCAAGCGATCGATGCGGATTTGGCGGCGAATAAGGCGCAGGGCGTTTTTACTCGATTCCCACCGGAGCCGAACGGCTATCTGCACATCGGGCATGCAAAGAGTATTTGCCTGAACTTTGGGTTGGCGAAGAACTACAACGGAACCTGCAATCTTCGTTTCGACGACACGAACCCGTCGAAGGAAGAAACCGAGTACGTCGAATCGATTCAAGAGGACGTACGCTGGCTTGGATTTCAATGGGACTCTTTGCATTACGCCAGTGACTACTTCGGGCAATTGTTTGAGTGGGCCGAAAAGTTGATCAAAGCGGGCAAGGCATACGTCTGCGATTTAACTGCCGAGGAGACGCGTCAGTACCGAGGTTCATTGACTGAACCGGGAAAGAATAGTCCTTTTCGAAACCGATCCCCCGAAGAAAACCTTGACCTCTTTCATCGGATGAAAGCGGGCGAGTTCCCCGACGGAACGAAAACGTTGCGTGCCAAAATTGACATGGCATCGCCCAACTTAAATCTGCGCGACCCGGTGATGTATCGGATCATGCATGCCCATCATCATCGCACCGGTGACCAGTGGTGTATCTACCCCATGTATGACTGGGCCCACGGGCAAAGTGACTCGATCGAAGGGATCACGTTTTCGATCTGCACGCTGGAATTCGAAAATCACCGTCCGCTTTACAACTGGTATTGCGAATCATTGGGGATTCATCACCCAAGGCAAATCGAATTCGCCCGTTTGAATATGACCTATACCGTCATGAGCAAACGCAAGCTACTGCAGTTGGTCAAAGAGAATCATGTCAGCGGTTGGGACGACCCGCGGATGCCAACGATCAGTGGATTGCGTCGCCGTGGTTATACGCCCGAATCGATCCGGAACTTTGCGACCGACGTCGGGGTGGCGAAGTTCAATAGCACCATCGACGTGATTCGTCTGGAGAACGCGGTGCGCGAACACCTCAATCGCGTCGCACCTCGCCGCATGGTGGTTTTCGATCCGATTAAGTTGACGATCACCAACTGGCCGGAAGGCAAAGTGGAAATGATGAATGTCGTCAATAATCCCGAGGACGAATCAGCCGGCACACGCGAGGTTCCATTCAGCGGTTCACTGTTAATCGGATCGGATGATTTCCGTGAAGAGGCACCCCGCAAATTTTTCCGCTTGAAGAAAGGCGGATCGGTTCGATTGCGTGGTGGCTACATCATCGATTGTCAGGACGTTGTCAAAGACGATGACGGAAACATCGTCGAAATCTTATGCACCTATGATCCGGAAACGAAGTCGGGGCAAGACAACTCCGGTCGCAAAGTCAAAGGAACAATCCACTGGGTCAGTGCTGATCCGGCTGTTCCCGTCGAAGTCCGCAACTACGATCGATTATTCGCCACCGAAAATCCGGACCAAACCGAGGACGGAAAAACGTTTCTCGACAACATGAATCCGAATTCACTGGAAGTCACGACCGCCTATGCCGAGCCGGAAATCGAGTCGGCGTCGGCTGGGGATCGTTTCCAATTCGAACGTCTGGGGTATTATGTGGTTGACCCGGATTCGGACGCAGAGAAATTGGTGTTCAATCGCATCGTTCCCCTCCGTGATAGCTGGGGCAAAATGGTGGCTAAGGGCAAAGCTGGCTGA